From Oncorhynchus masou masou isolate Uvic2021 chromosome 7, UVic_Omas_1.1, whole genome shotgun sequence, one genomic window encodes:
- the pwp2h gene encoding LOW QUALITY PROTEIN: PWP2 small subunit processome component (The sequence of the model RefSeq protein was modified relative to this genomic sequence to represent the inferred CDS: substituted 1 base at 1 genomic stop codon): MKFAYRFSNLLGAVYRRGNLSFSKDGNSVISPVGNRISVFDLKNNKSETLPVSTAKNITCVGLSPDGNLAILVDEDGAALLISLITRAVLHHFHFHKPVASIRFSPDGRKFVVTKENVALMYHAPGRNREFNAFVLDKSYYGPYDETTCIDWTDDSKCFVVGSKDMSTWVFGAERWSNLIYYSLGGHKDIMVGCFFEKDSLDLYTVSQDGTLCVWESDTELDGLVLRKTRLPAERGEEEERGEGEEEEPRGEVIRGKGERPKEKEGTKNVRYKQRSKHFFNKEGDFNNLTAAAFHKPTHILVTGFASGIFHLHELPEFNLIHSLSISDQRIATVSMNSSGDWIGFGCSGLGQLLVWEWQSESYVFKQQGHFNNMAALAYSPDGQYIATGGDDGKVKVWNMTSGLCFVTFTEHTSSVTNVTFTSRGFVIVSASLDGTVRAFDLHRYRNFRTFTSPRPAQFSSLAVDPSGDLVSAGAQDSFEVFIWSMQTGRLLEVLGGHEGPVSCLCFSPVQSILASASWDKTVRLWDMMDSWQTKETLRLTSDGLAVSYRPDGQELAVATLDGEISFWSPQSANQTGSVSGRHDLKMGRKETEKITSKQSAKGKSFTSLCYSADGESILAGGQSKFVCIYNIREQILMKKFEISCNLSLDAMEVQXTRRKMTEFGSLALVDEGVGDGDGVELSLPGVRKGDMSSRHFKPEIRVSSLRFSPTGRSWAATSTEGLLTYSLDGSLVFDPYDLDLDVTPASVRRQLHQAKWAAAIVLAFRLNETTLTQEVLEAVPHHQIAVVCGSLPDVYVEKLLGFIASALERCGHLQFYLSWSQSLLTQHGQKLKTRSGAVLPTIQSLQKSIQKHFEDLSKLCDWNMYTIRYAVALSKQKGVKRTAGDALCDKDESEDSEVMSEASLEETDMLM; the protein is encoded by the exons ATGAAGTTTGCTTACAGG TTTTCCAATTTGTTGGGAGCTGTGTATCGTCGTGGGAATCTGAGTTTCTCCAAGGATGGCAACTCTGTGATAAGTCCGGTGGGAAACCGCATCTCCGTCTTTGATCTAAAAAA CAACAAGTCAGAGACACTGCCAGTGTCCACTGCCAAGAACATCACCTGTGTCGGCCTCTCCCCCGATGGGAACCTGGCTATACTGGTGGATGAAGATGGAGCTGCGTTGCTGATCAGCCTGATCACAAGGGCTGTTCTCCATCACTTCCACTTCCACAAACCTGTGGCCAGTATCCGCTTCTCTCCTGATGGCAG GAAGTTTGTGGTAACCAAGGAGAATGTAGCGTTGATGTACCACGCTCCCGGGAGGAACCGGGAGTTCAATGCCTTTGTCTTGGACAAGAGCTACTACGGACCCTACGATGAGACCACCTGCATCGACTGGACCGACGACTCCAA GTGCTTTGTGGTGGGCAGCAAAGACATGTCTACCTGGGTGTTTGGAGCCGAGCGCTGGTCCAACCTCATCTACTACTCTCTGGGGGGACACAAGGACATCATGGTGGGCTGCTTCTTCGAGAAGGACAGTTTAGAT TTGTACACAGTGAGCCAGGACGGGAcgctgtgtgtgtgggagagtgatACGGAGCTGGACGGGCTGGTTCTGAGAAAGACCAGGCTACcagcggagagaggagaggaggaggagagaggagaaggagaggaggaagagcccAGAGGAGAGGTGATCAGAGGGAAAGGAGAAAGACCCAAGGAGAAGGAGGGAACCAAGAACGTCAGATACAAACAGAGGAGCAA ACACTTCTTTAACAAGGAGGGTGACTTCAACAACCTGACAGCTGCAGCGTTCCACAAGCCCACACACATCCTGGTGACTGGGTTCGCCTCGGGGATCTTCCATCTCCACGAACTGCCCGAGTTCAACCTCATCCACTCCCTAAG TATCTCAGACCAGAGGATCGCCACAGTGTCAATGAACAGCTCTGGCGACTGGATAGGCTTTGGCTGCTCAG GTCTGGGCCAGCTGCTGGTGTGGGAGTGGCAGAGTGAATCCTACGTGTTCAAACAGCAGGGACACTTCAACAACATGGCCGCCCTGGCTTACTCCCCGGACGGACAGTACATCGCTACAGGAGGGGATGATGGGAAA GTGAAAGTGTGGAACATGACCAGCGGCTTGTGCTTCGTCACGTTCACAGaacacaccagctctgtcactAACGTCACCTTCACCTCCAGAGGCTTTGTCATCGTCAGCGCCTCCCTGGATGGAACGGTCCGAGCCTTCGACCTGCACAG GTACCGTAACTTCCGGACGTTCACGTCTCCGCGGCCGGCCCAGTTCTCGTCTCTGGCGGTGGACCCGAGCGGGGACCTGGTGAGCGCTGGGGCCCAGGACTCCTTCGAGGTCTTCATCTGGTCCATGCAAACTGGACGCCTGCTAGAGGTCCTGGGGGGCCACGAGGGCCCGGTGAGCTGTCTGTGTTTCAGCCCGGTGCAGTCCATCCTGGCCAGTGCATCGTGGGACAAGACGGTCCGCCTCTGGGACATGATGGACAGCTGGCAGACCAAAGAGACGCTCCGTCTCACCTCTGACG GCCTGGCGGTGTCGTACCGGCCGGATGGTCAGGAGCTGGCCGTGGCCACGCTGGACGGAGAGATCTCCTTCTGGAGCCCccagtcagccaatcagacagGCTCGGTCAGCGGACGCCACGACCTGAAGATGGGACGCAAGGAGACCGAGAAGATCACCTCCAAACAGTCCGCCAAGGGCAA GTCCTTCACATCGCTGTGCTACTCTGCAGACGGGGAGTCCATCCTGGCTGGAGGCCAGTCCAAGTTTGTCTGCATCTACAACATCAGAGAACAGATCCTCATGAAGAAGTTTGAGATCTCCTGCAACCTGTCCCTGGACGCCATGGAGGTACAATA GACACGGAGGAAAATGACAGAGTTTGGGAGTCTGGCGCTGGTGGATGAGGGGGTGGGCGATGGGGACGGGGTAGAGCTCAGTCTGCCAGGGGTTAGGAAAGGAGACATGAGCTCTCGCCATTTCAAGCCTGAAATCAGAGTGAGCTCTCTCCGCTTCTCTCCTACTG GTCGTAGCTGGGCTGCTACCTCCACGGAGGGTCTGCTAACCTACTCTCTGGACGGGTCGTTGGTATTTGACCCCTACGACCTTGACCTGGACGTGACCCCCGCCAGCGTCCGCCGACAGCTGCACCAGGCCAAGTGGGCGGCAGCCATCGTGCTGGCGTTCCGCCTCAACGAGACCACCCTCACACAAGAAGTCCTGGAGGCCGTGCCACACCACCAGA tcgCCGTGGTGTGCGGCTCTCTGCCTGACGTCTATGTAGAGAAACTGTTAGGTTTCATAGCATCAGCCCTGGAGCGATGTGGTCACCTGCAGTTCTACCTGAGCtggtcccagtctctcctcaCGCAGCATGGACAGAAACTCAAAACCAG GTCTGGAGCTGTTCTCCCCACCATTCAGTCACTGCAGAAGAGTATTCAAAAGCACTTTGAGGATCTCTCAAAACT TTGTGACTGGAACATGTACACCATCCGCTACGCAGTCGCCCTGTCCAAGCAGAAGGGTGTGAAGAGGACAGCGGGGGACGCTCTCTGTGACAAGGACGAGAGCGAGGACTCTGAGGTGATGAGCGAGGCCTCTCTGGAGGAGACAGACATGCTCATGTAG